In Rattus norvegicus strain BN/NHsdMcwi chromosome 3, GRCr8, whole genome shotgun sequence, a genomic segment contains:
- the Bcl2l1 gene encoding bcl-2-like protein 1 isoform 1 (isoform 1 is encoded by transcript variant 2): MSQSNRELVVDFLSYKLSQKGYSWSQFSDVEENRTEAPEETEPERETPSAINGNPSWHLADSPAVNGATGHSSSLDAREVIPMAAVKQALREAGDEFELRYRRAFSDLTSQLHITPGTAYQSFEQVVNELFRDGVNWGRIVAFFSFGGALCVESVDKEMQVLVSRIASWMATYLNDHLEPWIQENGGWVRTTPLVCPPLVCLSSVEIPNCPFWSPGMVVEDIDYSGDIPGFTLIPGVNFGNIDDPVFKEPVFFILATLVAPQFHSFVPISRQRKTACVFTWLKT, from the coding sequence ATGTCTCAGAGCAACCGGGAGCTGGTGGTTGACTTTCTCTCCTACAAGCTCTCCCAGAAAGGATACAGCTGGAGTCAGTTTAGCGATGTCGAagagaacaggactgaagccccaGAAGAAACTGAACCAGAAAGGGAGACCCCCAGTGCCATCAATGGCAACCCATCCTGGCACCTGGCGGATAGCCCCGCGGTGAATGGAGCCACTGGCCACAGCAGCAGTTTGGATGCGCGGGAGGTAATCCCCATGGCAGCAGTGAAGCAAGCGCTGAGAGAGGCTGGCGATGAGTTTGAACTGCGGTACCGGAGAGCATTCAGTGATCTAACATCCCAGCTTCATATAACCCCAGGGACAGCATATCAGAGCTTTGAACAGGTAGTGAATGAACTCTTTCGGGATGGGGTAAACTGGGGTCGCATTGTGGCCTTCTTCTCCTTTGGCGGGGCACTGTGCGTGGAAAGCGTAGACAAGGAGATGCAGGTATTGGTGAGTCGGATTGCAAGTTGGATGGCCACCTACCTGAATGACCACCTAGAGCCTTGGATCCAGGAGAACGGCGGCTGGGTAAGAACCACGCCCCTTGTGTGTCCGCCCCTTGTGTGTCTCTCCTCTGTGGAGATCCCTAACTGCCCTTTTTGGTCTCCTGGCATGGTTGTTGAAGATATCGATTATTCAGGAGACATTCCTGGCTTCACTTTAATACCAGGGGTTAACTTTGGGAATATTGATGACCCTGTTTTTAAGGAACCTGTATTTTTCATTCTGGCTACCCTTGTGGCCCCGCAGTTTCATAGTTTTGTTCCAATTTCTCGGCAAAGAAAAACAGCCTGT